Proteins encoded within one genomic window of Desulfuromonadales bacterium:
- a CDS encoding NADP-dependent isocitrate dehydrogenase has translation MTTHKIIWTEIDEAPALATYSLLPIVQAFTKGTGVEVETRDISLAGRILATFPDYLTESQRIPDYLAQLGELTQMAEANIIKLPNVSASVPQLKEAIAELQSQGYKLPDYPEDPKNAAEKEIQERYAKCLGSAVNPVLREGNSDRRAPLAVKEYARKNPKTVPLSPWDAGSKAHVAHMTAGDFYGNEKSVVMENGGDFRIELVAGGKTTVLKDKLTASKGEILSGTFMSKKALREFYAAQIEEAKKSGLLLSLHLKATMMKISDPIMFGHAVTVFFKDVFDKHAAVFKELGVNPNLGLGELYKKIQSLPEAKRAEIEADIKAVYAKRPALAMVDSDKGITNLHTPNDIIVDASMPVVVREAGKMWNTEGKLQDTKAMIPDRCYATMYKEIVEDCQKNGAFDPTTMGSVPNVGLMAQKAEEYGSHPTTFEIPANGTVRVAAADGKVLMEHAVEEGDIWRLSRVKDIPIQDWVKLAVNRARATGAPAVFWLDKNRAHDRNVIAKVEKYLKNHDTTGLEFHIMAPVEAMRFSLARIRKGQDTISVTGNVLRDYLTDLFPIMELGTSAKMLSIVPLLAGGGLFETGAGGSAPKHVQQFVKEGYLRWDSLGEFSALAASLEHLGHAFKNDKALVLAETLDQALGKFLDENKSPARKVGQIDNRGSHFYLGLYWAQALATQTKDKELQSRFTQVARDLATNENQVNEELLGAQGKPIDMGGYYHPDKVKVGKAMRPSATLNAIITNMMMFV, from the coding sequence ATGACAACACACAAGATTATCTGGACGGAAATCGATGAGGCACCCGCACTGGCAACGTACTCTTTGCTCCCCATCGTCCAAGCCTTTACCAAGGGAACCGGCGTCGAGGTTGAAACCAGGGACATCTCCCTTGCCGGCAGAATCCTTGCCACCTTTCCGGACTATCTGACCGAGAGCCAGCGCATCCCCGACTACCTGGCGCAACTGGGTGAACTTACGCAGATGGCTGAGGCCAACATCATCAAACTGCCGAACGTCAGTGCCTCCGTCCCCCAGTTGAAAGAGGCAATCGCGGAGCTGCAAAGCCAAGGGTACAAACTTCCCGACTACCCTGAAGACCCTAAAAACGCAGCGGAAAAAGAGATTCAGGAGCGCTATGCCAAATGCCTTGGGAGCGCCGTCAACCCGGTACTGCGCGAAGGCAACTCCGACCGCCGGGCACCGCTTGCAGTCAAGGAATATGCGAGAAAGAACCCGAAGACGGTTCCATTAAGCCCTTGGGATGCGGGTTCAAAAGCCCATGTCGCGCACATGACAGCCGGCGACTTCTATGGCAACGAGAAGTCGGTAGTCATGGAGAATGGCGGCGACTTCAGGATCGAGCTGGTTGCAGGTGGCAAGACCACCGTCTTGAAAGACAAGCTGACGGCGTCCAAGGGGGAGATCCTCTCCGGGACCTTCATGAGCAAAAAGGCGCTGCGGGAGTTCTATGCCGCACAGATCGAGGAGGCGAAGAAGAGCGGTCTTCTGCTGTCACTGCACCTCAAGGCGACCATGATGAAGATCTCCGATCCGATCATGTTCGGCCACGCCGTGACGGTCTTTTTCAAGGACGTGTTCGACAAGCACGCCGCAGTCTTCAAGGAACTGGGCGTCAATCCCAACCTGGGACTGGGCGAGCTCTACAAAAAGATCCAGAGCCTGCCGGAAGCCAAGCGGGCCGAGATCGAGGCGGACATCAAGGCGGTTTACGCCAAGCGGCCGGCTCTGGCCATGGTCGATTCCGACAAGGGGATCACCAATCTGCATACGCCCAACGACATCATCGTCGACGCATCCATGCCGGTCGTGGTCCGCGAGGCCGGCAAAATGTGGAATACCGAAGGGAAGTTGCAGGACACCAAGGCGATGATCCCCGACCGCTGCTATGCCACCATGTACAAGGAGATCGTCGAAGACTGCCAGAAAAACGGCGCCTTTGATCCGACCACCATGGGCTCGGTCCCCAACGTGGGGCTGATGGCGCAGAAGGCCGAGGAGTACGGCTCCCACCCCACTACTTTCGAGATCCCCGCCAATGGCACCGTCCGCGTCGCCGCGGCCGATGGCAAGGTGCTGATGGAGCATGCCGTTGAGGAAGGCGACATCTGGCGCCTGTCCCGGGTCAAGGACATCCCGATCCAGGACTGGGTCAAGCTTGCCGTCAACCGCGCCAGGGCCACTGGCGCGCCGGCAGTCTTCTGGCTCGACAAGAACCGGGCGCACGACAGGAACGTTATCGCCAAGGTCGAGAAATACCTGAAGAACCATGACACCACCGGTCTGGAGTTCCACATCATGGCACCGGTCGAGGCGATGAGGTTCTCCCTGGCCCGGATCCGCAAAGGTCAGGACACCATCTCGGTCACCGGCAACGTGCTGCGCGACTACCTGACCGACCTCTTCCCGATTATGGAGCTCGGGACCAGCGCCAAAATGCTCTCCATCGTCCCCCTGCTGGCCGGCGGCGGCCTGTTTGAAACCGGAGCCGGCGGCTCGGCGCCCAAACATGTCCAGCAGTTCGTGAAAGAAGGCTATCTGCGCTGGGATTCCCTTGGCGAATTCTCGGCTTTGGCCGCATCCCTTGAGCACCTGGGTCATGCATTCAAGAACGATAAGGCACTGGTTCTGGCGGAGACGCTCGATCAGGCCCTCGGCAAGTTTCTCGACGAAAACAAGTCCCCCGCCCGCAAGGTTGGTCAGATCGACAACCGTGGCAGCCACTTCTACCTTGGCCTTTACTGGGCACAGGCGTTGGCGACACAGACCAAGGACAAAGAGCTGCAGTCACGCTTCACCCAGGTGGCCAGGGACCTCGCGACCAACGAGAACCAGGTCAACGAGGAACTGCTCGGGGCCCAGGGGAAACCGATCGACATGGGCGGCTACTATCACCCTGACAAGGTCAAGGTCGGCAAGGCCATGCGTCCGAGCGCGACCCTGAATGCAATCATCACC
- the aspS gene encoding aspartate--tRNA ligase, with protein sequence MNDVLGDWQRSHYCGQVSSADIGREVCLMGWVQRRRDHGGLIFIDLRDREGIVQLALDPDRDPEAHTKADRVRNEYVLAIKGVVSPRPEGTVNSKMKTGEVEVEVRELRILNTAKTPPFMIDDFGDVAENIRLKHRYLDLRRPAIQNNLMLRHRVARTVRTYLDAQGFLEIETPVLTKSTPEGARDYLVPSRVNPGTFYALPQSPQLFKQLLMISGFDRYCQIVKCFRDEDLRADRQPEFTQIDCEMSFVSRDDVMNVMEGMIARVFKEAIGVEVSLPMPRMTYAEALGRYGVDNPDLRFGLELVEISELVRTSGFKVFAEAVQGGGIVKALNVKGGASMSRKDLDDLTDFVKIYGAKGLAWVKMTEEGWQSPIAKFFTEAELAELNRTLDAELGDLLLFVADSYRVANESLGRLRGHLGNKLGLTSKTDYKFVWVTDFPLLEWDGETRRHVAVHHPFTAPMDEDVPLLATDPGKARAKAYDLVLNGSEIGGGSIRIHDQSVQSQMFSLMGIGEEEARQKFGFLLDALEFGAPPHGGIAFGLDRLVMILTGSDSIRDVIAFPKTQKATCQMSEAPGVVDEKQLRELSIRLATKPK encoded by the coding sequence AGCCATTATTGTGGTCAGGTTTCCAGTGCCGACATCGGCAGGGAAGTCTGCCTCATGGGCTGGGTGCAGCGACGCCGTGACCATGGCGGCCTGATTTTCATCGACCTGCGGGACCGTGAGGGAATCGTCCAGTTGGCTCTCGACCCCGACCGGGACCCCGAGGCCCACACCAAGGCGGACCGGGTCCGCAACGAGTACGTGCTGGCGATCAAGGGGGTCGTCTCCCCCCGTCCCGAGGGAACCGTCAATTCCAAGATGAAAACCGGAGAGGTCGAGGTGGAGGTGCGCGAACTGCGCATCCTCAATACCGCCAAGACGCCGCCGTTCATGATCGACGACTTTGGCGATGTCGCCGAAAACATCCGCCTCAAGCACCGCTACCTCGACCTGCGGCGGCCGGCCATCCAGAACAACCTGATGCTTCGCCACCGGGTGGCGCGCACGGTCCGCACCTATCTCGATGCCCAGGGCTTTCTCGAGATCGAGACGCCCGTCCTGACCAAGAGCACGCCGGAAGGGGCGCGCGATTACCTCGTCCCCAGCCGGGTCAACCCCGGCACCTTCTACGCCCTGCCCCAGTCGCCCCAGCTCTTCAAGCAATTGCTGATGATCTCCGGCTTCGATCGCTACTGCCAGATCGTCAAGTGCTTCCGCGACGAAGACCTGCGCGCCGACCGGCAGCCCGAGTTCACCCAGATCGACTGCGAGATGAGCTTCGTCAGCCGCGACGACGTGATGAACGTCATGGAAGGGATGATCGCCAGGGTCTTCAAGGAAGCGATCGGCGTCGAAGTCAGCCTGCCGATGCCGCGCATGACCTACGCCGAGGCGCTGGGCCGCTACGGCGTCGACAACCCCGATTTGCGCTTCGGCCTCGAACTGGTCGAGATTTCCGAACTGGTCAGGACGTCCGGCTTCAAGGTCTTCGCCGAGGCGGTCCAGGGCGGTGGCATCGTCAAGGCCCTCAACGTCAAGGGCGGGGCAAGCATGTCCCGCAAGGACCTCGACGACCTGACCGACTTCGTCAAGATCTACGGCGCCAAGGGGCTGGCCTGGGTCAAGATGACCGAGGAAGGCTGGCAGTCGCCCATAGCCAAATTCTTCACCGAAGCTGAACTGGCGGAACTGAACCGGACCCTGGACGCCGAACTCGGCGATCTGCTGCTCTTCGTGGCCGACTCCTACCGGGTAGCCAACGAATCGCTCGGCCGGCTACGCGGCCATCTCGGCAATAAACTTGGGCTGACCAGCAAGACCGACTACAAGTTCGTCTGGGTCACCGACTTCCCGCTGCTCGAATGGGACGGGGAAACCCGGCGACACGTCGCCGTCCACCACCCCTTTACCGCCCCGATGGACGAGGATGTCCCCCTGCTTGCAACCGATCCCGGCAAAGCGCGGGCCAAAGCCTACGATCTGGTGCTCAACGGCTCCGAGATCGGCGGCGGCAGCATTCGTATCCATGACCAGTCGGTGCAGAGCCAGATGTTCAGCCTGATGGGGATCGGGGAAGAAGAGGCGCGCCAGAAATTCGGCTTCCTGCTCGACGCTCTGGAGTTCGGCGCCCCGCCGCACGGCGGCATCGCCTTCGGCCTTGACCGTCTGGTCATGATCCTGACCGGTTCCGACTCGATCCGCGACGTCATCGCCTTCCCCAAAACCCAGAAGGCAACCTGTCAGATGTCCGAGGCGCCAGGCGTTGTCGACGAGAAGCAGCTTCGCGAGCTCTCCATACGCCTGGCCACCAAGCCCAAATAA
- a CDS encoding DUF4398 domain-containing protein, with translation MARNLFAFIALAAILGGCAKPPREELQAARMAVARAYTAGAPDLAPAEYQAASDALSDGERLARQGNYQMAREILPFAEAGAQRAILRAREEQAIRELQKIREQQQAEEAIQQESKRPPTEPTKKAISIPPPAKPKRLPEPPPPPLTRYVVNAGEVLWGIAARKDVYADPLLWPILYRANRDQIKDPRRIYPGQVLSIPRGISNAEAQEARETARHSDIFPVELILKNTRKNGR, from the coding sequence ATGGCAAGGAACTTATTCGCTTTCATCGCCCTCGCCGCAATTCTTGGGGGTTGCGCCAAGCCGCCACGAGAAGAGCTTCAGGCGGCCCGGATGGCCGTTGCCCGTGCCTACACCGCCGGCGCGCCGGACCTGGCTCCCGCCGAATACCAGGCGGCCAGCGACGCGCTCAGCGACGGCGAACGCCTCGCCCGCCAGGGTAATTACCAGATGGCCCGGGAGATCCTCCCCTTCGCCGAAGCCGGTGCCCAGCGGGCGATTCTCAGAGCCAGGGAAGAACAGGCGATCCGGGAACTGCAAAAAATCCGTGAACAGCAACAGGCCGAGGAGGCCATCCAGCAGGAAAGCAAACGCCCGCCGACCGAACCGACCAAAAAAGCCATCAGCATCCCGCCCCCCGCCAAACCCAAGCGCCTTCCTGAACCGCCCCCACCACCCCTGACGCGTTATGTCGTCAACGCGGGTGAGGTCCTTTGGGGTATTGCCGCCCGCAAGGATGTCTACGCCGACCCTCTCCTTTGGCCGATCCTCTACAGGGCCAACCGTGACCAGATCAAGGACCCGCGCCGGATCTACCCCGGCCAGGTTCTCAGCATCCCCCGCGGCATCTCGAACGCCGAAGCGCAGGAAGCGCGGGAAACGGCGCGCCACTCCGACATTTTCCCGGTCGAACTGATCCTCAAAAACACACGCAAAAACGGTCGTTAA